The Candidatus Methylomirabilota bacterium genome has a window encoding:
- a CDS encoding Nramp family divalent metal transporter, with protein sequence MRQRAEWRQSDLPQPPPYTFRNVVRIMGPGAILLGLSLGSGDWILGPAATARWGPGILWICTISVLLQALLNTEMARYTLATGESIFAGFMRVAPGPRVWGPVYALLHLGQVGWPGWALAAASTLTAAFLGRMPRAEDGAVIVGLGYAIFLGAVAVTLLGARARRTVEWAEWLVMAWTLGFLAVLGLLLVPWSIWQAVAVGFVWPSLPAERDVSFDWVLLVAFAAYSGGGGTINAALTHWLRDKGFGMAGTIESRPVVVGGESVRFARDGMTFEPTEANLGKWRQWWRYLRTDFWYLWTAGCLAGMALPALLAAHFATRGEIWTGLGAPAWLAQAVGWRYGFVVWALVLLTGFAILALTQVGIVEGFARSVTDILWTARARGRPPGAEGPAGGLYYAVLVAFTAAGCAAMTLADPFGLILIGANVAALNFVVLSLHTVWINRALLPRELRPSLWREVGVLACGAFFAALLAKVLRDPARLFGLLG encoded by the coding sequence GTGAGGCAACGCGCCGAGTGGCGGCAGTCTGACCTGCCGCAGCCGCCTCCCTACACGTTCCGCAACGTCGTGCGCATCATGGGCCCCGGCGCCATCCTGCTGGGACTGTCGCTCGGCTCCGGCGACTGGATCCTCGGGCCCGCCGCCACGGCCCGCTGGGGCCCGGGCATACTCTGGATCTGCACGATATCCGTCCTCCTGCAGGCGCTGCTCAACACGGAAATGGCCCGCTACACGCTCGCGACGGGCGAGTCCATCTTCGCAGGCTTCATGCGCGTCGCGCCCGGGCCGCGCGTGTGGGGACCGGTCTACGCGCTCCTGCACCTCGGGCAGGTGGGCTGGCCGGGCTGGGCGCTCGCGGCGGCCTCCACGCTCACGGCGGCCTTCCTTGGGCGCATGCCGCGAGCCGAGGACGGGGCCGTCATCGTCGGACTGGGCTACGCGATCTTCCTCGGAGCCGTCGCGGTGACGCTGCTCGGCGCGCGGGCCCGGCGGACGGTGGAGTGGGCCGAGTGGCTCGTCATGGCCTGGACGCTCGGGTTTCTGGCAGTCCTCGGGCTGCTCCTCGTTCCCTGGAGCATCTGGCAAGCCGTCGCCGTCGGCTTCGTGTGGCCCTCTTTACCCGCGGAACGGGACGTAAGCTTCGATTGGGTGCTGCTTGTAGCCTTCGCCGCATACTCGGGCGGCGGCGGCACCATCAACGCGGCGCTCACCCACTGGCTTCGGGACAAGGGCTTCGGCATGGCGGGTACGATCGAAAGCCGGCCGGTGGTGGTGGGCGGCGAGAGCGTCCGCTTCGCGCGAGACGGGATGACGTTCGAGCCGACCGAGGCCAACCTCGGCAAGTGGCGGCAGTGGTGGCGCTACTTGAGAACCGACTTCTGGTACCTCTGGACGGCCGGCTGTCTCGCCGGCATGGCGCTCCCCGCGCTGCTCGCCGCTCACTTCGCTACGCGCGGGGAGATCTGGACCGGCCTGGGCGCGCCCGCATGGCTCGCCCAGGCCGTTGGGTGGCGCTACGGGTTCGTGGTCTGGGCTCTCGTGCTCCTCACCGGCTTCGCCATCCTCGCCCTGACGCAGGTCGGCATTGTCGAAGGCTTCGCGCGGAGCGTGACGGACATCCTGTGGACGGCCCGCGCGCGCGGCCGCCCGCCGGGAGCGGAAGGGCCGGCGGGCGGCCTCTACTACGCCGTCCTCGTGGCCTTCACGGCGGCCGGCTGCGCCGCCATGACGCTCGCGGACCCGTTCGGACTCATCCTGATCGGCGCCAACGTGGCGGCGCTCAATTTCGTCGTGCTCTCGCTGCACACGGTCTGGATCAACCGCGCGCTCCTCCCGCGTGAGCTGCGCCCGTCCCTATGGCGCGAGGTCGGCGTGCTTGCCTGCGGGGCTTTCTTCGCGGCGCTACTAGCCAAGGTCCTGCGCGACCCCGCGCGCCTTTTCGGGCTCTTAGGCTAG
- a CDS encoding class I SAM-dependent methyltransferase, which translates to MDDAKLKVFTQRMVGHVTGASVMLMVEIGRQLGLFEAMAGLSTATSTAIAKRAGLVERYVREWLGAMVCGGIVEYDPAAGTYTLPAEHAAMLTGSSSRNLASIAGFFPLLSRVMPAVAKAFRDGGGVPYSAYQPDFTDLMDRRSRPRYEEFLVERYLDLPGLGPRLTTGIRVADVGCGTGYCINLMAQHYPKSTFVGYDFSEAAIARAREEAQAIGLTNVTFIAQDVARLTTDVTFDLVTAFDAIHDQVDPAEVLRRIRAALVPGGTFLMLDVCASSNLEDNVAAPMSAFIYTVSTMHCMTVSLAHNGAGLGTAWGTQVATQMLKQAGFNEVQVFERVDPMNSLYVAR; encoded by the coding sequence ATGGATGATGCAAAGCTGAAGGTTTTCACCCAGCGAATGGTCGGACACGTCACCGGTGCTTCCGTGATGTTGATGGTCGAGATAGGTCGCCAGCTCGGGCTGTTCGAGGCGATGGCTGGCTTGAGCACGGCGACGAGCACGGCGATCGCCAAGCGGGCGGGGCTCGTGGAGCGCTATGTCCGCGAGTGGCTGGGCGCAATGGTCTGCGGCGGAATCGTGGAATACGATCCCGCGGCAGGCACGTATACGCTGCCGGCCGAGCACGCGGCCATGCTCACGGGATCCTCCAGCCGAAACCTCGCTTCCATCGCTGGTTTCTTCCCGCTTTTGAGCCGTGTCATGCCCGCGGTCGCCAAGGCCTTCCGCGACGGCGGCGGCGTGCCCTACTCTGCCTATCAGCCTGATTTCACCGACCTGATGGATCGCCGGAGCCGCCCACGCTATGAGGAGTTCCTGGTGGAGCGCTATCTCGACCTGCCTGGACTCGGGCCTCGCCTTACGACCGGCATCCGAGTCGCCGACGTGGGCTGCGGCACGGGATACTGCATAAACCTCATGGCCCAGCACTACCCGAAGAGCACCTTCGTCGGCTACGACTTCTCCGAAGCCGCCATCGCACGGGCGCGGGAAGAGGCGCAGGCGATCGGCCTCACGAATGTCACGTTTATCGCGCAGGACGTCGCGCGGCTTACGACCGATGTCACCTTCGACCTTGTCACCGCCTTCGACGCGATCCACGACCAGGTTGATCCGGCCGAAGTGCTACGTCGCATCCGCGCCGCGCTCGTGCCTGGCGGCACCTTCCTCATGCTGGACGTTTGCGCCTCGAGCAACCTCGAGGACAACGTCGCGGCGCCGATGTCGGCCTTCATCTACACCGTGAGCACAATGCACTGCATGACGGTTTCTCTCGCCCACAATGGAGCGGGACTGGGCACAGCGTGGGGTACACAAGTGGCCACGCAGATGCTGAAGCAGGCAGGATTCAACGAGGTTCAGGTCTTCGAGCGCGTGGACCCGATGAACAGCCTCTACGTTGCCCGGTAG
- a CDS encoding LLM class flavin-dependent oxidoreductase has product MSRFGIALPSGSASEPRFGPESLAEAARRIEAAGFESAWTFDSVGRGALRPDPLTALAVAAAVTRSVELGTGVLQVPLRNPVELAQRVLTTHLVSGGRLRFGVGAGSTAADFAALGLDFPSRFRRLDESLTIMRRLWLGEQVGEASLAPVWPAVLGGPPVLIGSWAGSKWIERAAREFDGWIGSGARSSWRALREGIKRFRDLGGKRAVVTNVVVQLDSPAASPDGPDDPCDLKCPREIARERLHRLCELGFDDVVLVPRHHEAGFLQELRELALSAR; this is encoded by the coding sequence ATGAGCCGATTCGGGATCGCTCTTCCGAGCGGGAGCGCGAGCGAGCCGCGGTTCGGGCCCGAGAGCCTGGCGGAGGCGGCGCGGCGGATCGAGGCGGCGGGTTTCGAGAGCGCTTGGACATTCGACTCCGTGGGCCGTGGCGCGCTTCGCCCCGATCCGCTCACGGCCCTCGCCGTCGCGGCCGCCGTCACACGCAGCGTCGAGCTGGGGACGGGCGTCCTCCAGGTGCCGCTGCGCAACCCGGTCGAGTTGGCTCAGCGGGTGTTGACCACGCATCTCGTGTCTGGCGGCCGGCTCCGGTTCGGCGTGGGCGCCGGGTCGACGGCCGCAGATTTCGCCGCGCTCGGGCTCGATTTCCCGTCGCGCTTCCGTCGTCTCGACGAGTCCCTGACGATCATGCGCCGTCTGTGGTTGGGCGAGCAGGTCGGCGAGGCCTCGCTGGCGCCCGTCTGGCCCGCGGTGCTCGGCGGGCCACCAGTGCTGATCGGCTCGTGGGCCGGCTCGAAGTGGATCGAGCGGGCTGCCCGCGAGTTCGACGGCTGGATCGGCTCAGGCGCGCGTAGCAGTTGGAGGGCACTGCGCGAGGGGATCAAGCGCTTCCGCGACCTCGGCGGCAAGCGAGCCGTCGTCACCAACGTGGTCGTGCAGTTGGATAGTCCCGCCGCGAGCCCGGACGGCCCTGACGATCCGTGCGACCTGAAGTGTCCGCGCGAAATTGCCCGCGAGCGCCTGCATCGCCTCTGCGAGTTGGGCTTCGACGATGTGGTCCTGGTCCCCCGGCATCACGAGGCCGGGTTCCTCCAGGAGCTGCGCGAGCTGGCCCTCAGCGCCCGCTGA
- a CDS encoding adenylosuccinate lyase family protein, translating to MQEEPTSLRIDDPGVRALFTEAARFQSWLDVEAALAQAQAELGIIPEGAALEITRKAHLSYLDLAAVRAGLARTGHPLVPLIWELDKACEGDAGGYVHWGATTQNVTQTGQLLQVRRAHDIFLGQIATILTTLADLAEKTKDMLLPGRTHGQHAVPATFGFKVAVWIDELGRHVERLHGCEARVFVAMLGGGAGTLASLGELGLRTQEKMAARLGMRAMPVPARTIGDHQAEYVLLLGMLASTSSKIGREIYTLMKQEFGEVEEPVPPGTVGSSTMPQKRNPKLSQDIIAAAAQIRALVPLALEAMQTEHEADRTTSIMMSRALVQACELTGDMLQRLIVLFEGLRIFPARMRENLDLSGGLIMAEALMLELGKQIGRQRAHDAVYEAAQASVTQSRPFRETLAEDPHVSAGLSASQVDALLDPARYTGLCRQFAERGAAMGRQIAAAIEARASGRNRTA from the coding sequence ATGCAGGAGGAGCCCACCTCTCTCCGGATCGACGACCCGGGCGTGCGGGCGCTGTTCACTGAGGCCGCGCGGTTCCAGTCATGGCTCGACGTGGAGGCGGCGCTCGCCCAGGCGCAGGCGGAGCTGGGCATCATCCCGGAGGGCGCCGCGCTCGAGATCACGCGCAAGGCGCACCTGTCATACCTGGATCTCGCCGCCGTGCGCGCGGGACTGGCCCGCACCGGACATCCGCTGGTGCCGCTGATCTGGGAGCTGGATAAGGCCTGCGAGGGCGACGCCGGCGGCTACGTGCACTGGGGGGCGACGACCCAGAACGTCACTCAGACCGGCCAGCTCCTCCAGGTGCGACGGGCGCACGACATCTTCCTGGGCCAGATCGCGACCATCCTGACCACGCTCGCCGACCTGGCCGAGAAGACCAAGGACATGCTGCTTCCGGGCCGCACCCACGGCCAGCACGCCGTGCCCGCGACCTTCGGCTTCAAGGTGGCGGTGTGGATCGACGAGCTCGGCCGACACGTGGAGCGTCTCCACGGCTGCGAAGCGCGCGTGTTCGTGGCCATGCTGGGCGGCGGCGCGGGCACGCTCGCCTCGCTGGGCGAGCTGGGCCTGAGAACCCAGGAGAAGATGGCGGCCCGCCTCGGGATGCGCGCCATGCCGGTGCCCGCGCGCACCATCGGCGATCACCAGGCGGAATACGTCCTGCTCCTCGGCATGCTCGCCTCCACGAGCAGCAAGATCGGGCGCGAGATCTACACGCTGATGAAGCAGGAGTTCGGGGAGGTGGAAGAGCCGGTGCCGCCAGGCACGGTGGGGAGCAGCACCATGCCCCAGAAGCGCAATCCCAAGCTGTCGCAGGACATCATCGCCGCCGCGGCGCAGATCCGTGCCCTTGTGCCGCTGGCGCTCGAGGCGATGCAGACGGAGCACGAGGCCGATCGCACGACGAGCATCATGATGAGCCGGGCCCTGGTGCAGGCCTGCGAGCTCACCGGCGACATGCTGCAGCGGCTTATCGTGCTCTTCGAGGGCTTGCGGATATTTCCAGCGCGGATGCGGGAGAACCTCGACCTGTCGGGCGGCCTGATCATGGCCGAGGCGCTTATGCTGGAGCTCGGCAAGCAGATCGGACGGCAGCGGGCCCACGATGCCGTCTACGAAGCGGCCCAGGCCTCGGTGACCCAGTCGCGTCCGTTCCGCGAGACCCTGGCGGAAGACCCGCACGTGAGCGCCGGCCTCAGCGCATCGCAGGTCGACGCCCTGCTCGACCCGGCCCGCTACACGGGGCTCTGTCGCCAGTTCGCCGAGCGTGGGGCGGCGATGGGACGACAAATCGCCGCCGCCATCGAGGCCCGGGCGTCCGGCCGGAACCGGACGGCCTGA
- a CDS encoding VanZ family protein — MLRLLPPLCWTGLIAYLGGSQWGGAQTAAWLGPLLRALLPTASPEELAAVHLFIRKAAHVIEYAVLAGLWRRGLGGAWAPLVFAVLTALLDELRQSFTPGRVGSMVDVLLDGAAAATALGLIALRARLRGAVS, encoded by the coding sequence ATGCTCCGGCTCCTGCCGCCGCTCTGCTGGACGGGGCTCATCGCGTACCTCGGCGGCAGCCAGTGGGGCGGGGCCCAGACCGCCGCGTGGCTCGGTCCCCTTCTCCGCGCGCTCCTGCCCACCGCGTCACCTGAGGAGCTGGCGGCCGTTCATCTCTTCATCCGCAAGGCCGCCCACGTCATCGAGTACGCTGTCCTCGCCGGGCTCTGGCGGCGAGGCCTCGGAGGCGCCTGGGCGCCACTGGTCTTCGCGGTCCTGACGGCCTTGCTCGACGAGCTTCGCCAGTCGTTCACGCCGGGACGCGTGGGCAGCATGGTCGACGTGCTCCTCGACGGAGCAGCCGCTGCGACGGCCCTCGGGCTGATCGCCCTACGCGCACGGCTTCGCGGGGCCGTCTCGTGA